A genome region from Gammaproteobacteria bacterium includes the following:
- a CDS encoding PQQ-binding-like beta-propeller repeat protein, which translates to PLARFGDARTVGKQVGSVDGLTMFRGNPSRTFYGEGPVPDKPTVLWRYPDAAMCGRSTVHGESNLWCGTGWTGQPVVWLRHDGVTEIIIGAYDKAVHFIDADTGTDTRLPFPAGDLVKGSGSLDPDGYPLYYFGSRDNNLRVLALDRDVPTELWALNANVVAGMWNNDWDSDPVIIDDILFEGGENSYFFAYRLNRSYGPDGLVQVNPEPLIQFPVFTDELVRKLGREQSIENSVAVYENRVYFANSAGRVVGLDLTRIDEGEAPVVFDYWDGDDTDATITIDREGMLYVAIEMQRFNERSREVGQIIKLDPYTDGDPRLWGVAVPPVGNDEGGVWATPALGDGVLYVATHPGELLAIDTETGEVVWRDEIGWHAWSSPVIVDDTLIQAVNCGVGGALRAYDLTNPRAPVQVWETDPVGGCIESTPAIWKGRIYVGSRDGFFYAFADGS; encoded by the coding sequence TTCCTCTTGCTCGTTTTGGTGACGCCCGCACGGTCGGAAAGCAGGTCGGGTCCGTCGATGGCCTGACGATGTTCAGGGGGAATCCAAGCCGCACGTTCTACGGGGAGGGTCCGGTTCCCGACAAGCCGACGGTTCTGTGGAGGTATCCGGATGCGGCAATGTGTGGTCGGTCGACCGTCCATGGAGAGTCGAACCTATGGTGCGGTACGGGGTGGACGGGCCAGCCGGTCGTCTGGTTGCGTCACGACGGTGTCACCGAGATCATCATCGGTGCCTACGACAAGGCCGTTCACTTCATCGATGCGGATACCGGGACCGACACCAGGCTGCCATTTCCCGCCGGTGATCTCGTCAAGGGTTCCGGTTCGCTCGATCCGGACGGGTATCCGCTGTACTACTTCGGATCGAGAGACAACAACCTGCGTGTCCTCGCTCTCGATCGTGATGTTCCCACCGAGCTGTGGGCCCTCAACGCCAACGTCGTCGCCGGCATGTGGAACAACGACTGGGACAGCGATCCGGTGATCATCGACGACATCCTGTTCGAAGGCGGCGAGAACAGTTACTTCTTTGCGTACCGGCTCAACCGGTCGTACGGTCCGGACGGACTGGTACAGGTGAATCCCGAGCCGCTCATCCAGTTTCCTGTCTTCACCGACGAGCTCGTCCGGAAGCTGGGAAGGGAGCAGAGCATCGAGAACTCGGTGGCCGTATACGAGAACCGCGTGTACTTCGCCAATTCGGCAGGGAGGGTCGTCGGGCTTGACCTGACCCGGATCGACGAAGGGGAGGCCCCAGTGGTGTTCGACTATTGGGATGGTGACGACACGGACGCCACGATCACGATCGATCGCGAGGGGATGCTGTATGTCGCCATCGAGATGCAGCGGTTCAACGAGCGGTCGAGAGAGGTAGGGCAGATCATCAAGCTCGACCCGTACACGGATGGTGACCCTCGGCTGTGGGGGGTTGCGGTTCCTCCGGTCGGCAATGACGAGGGAGGTGTGTGGGCGACTCCGGCGCTTGGCGACGGGGTGCTCTACGTCGCCACCCACCCTGGGGAGCTCCTGGCGATCGACACCGAGACCGGCGAGGTCGTGTGGCGCGACGAGATTGGTTGGCACGCCTGGTCGTCACCAGTGATCGTGGACGACACGCTGATCCAAGCGGTGAACTGTGGGGTGGGCGGGGCGCTGCGAGCCTACGACCTCACGAACCCCCGCGCTCCCGTGCAGGTGTGGGAGACCGATCCGGTGGGCGGATGCATCGAGTCGACCCCGGCGATATGGAAGGGGCGGATCTACGTGGGGTCTCGGGACGGGTTCTTCTACGCGTTCGCAGACGGGAGTTGA
- a CDS encoding AAA family ATPase: MTILAVANQKGGVAKTTTVQTLGAAFADLGLDVLLVDLDPQSCLTYSMGIDADALDLSVHDMMLDRTTAGKARLDLEGADLLPSTIDLAGSEVHLLTRTGREHVLSKALRPLRSEYDLIVIDCPPSLGLLTINGLTAAQSLLIPVQPETLSRRAVGQLLETVDDVRSYTNPKLDTLGAVATIYDGRTRLAQRVLQELPEQYGLEVLPPPIPKTVRVAEAPELGKTVLEYAPCSHAAQAYRELAVTIQERL; this comes from the coding sequence ATGACCATCCTCGCGGTCGCCAATCAGAAGGGTGGGGTCGCCAAGACGACGACCGTCCAGACCCTCGGCGCTGCTTTCGCGGACCTGGGCCTCGATGTACTTTTGGTGGACCTTGATCCTCAGTCGTGCCTCACGTACTCCATGGGAATCGATGCCGATGCGCTCGATCTCTCGGTTCATGACATGATGCTGGACCGCACAACTGCAGGCAAGGCACGACTCGACCTCGAAGGGGCCGACTTGCTCCCATCGACGATCGATCTGGCGGGATCCGAGGTGCATCTGCTCACCAGAACCGGCCGGGAACACGTCCTCTCGAAGGCGCTGCGCCCGCTACGCAGCGAGTACGACCTGATCGTCATCGACTGTCCCCCGTCCCTCGGGCTCCTCACGATCAACGGTTTGACCGCAGCGCAGTCCCTCCTCATTCCTGTGCAGCCGGAGACTCTGAGCCGACGCGCCGTGGGGCAGCTACTCGAAACCGTCGACGACGTTCGGTCCTACACAAACCCGAAGCTCGATACCCTTGGTGCCGTGGCGACGATATACGACGGGCGCACGCGCCTTGCCCAGCGGGTGCTCCAAGAGCTTCCGGAGCAATATGGCCTCGAGGTCCTGCCGCCACCGATCCCCAAGACGGTTCGGGTCGCCGAAGCGCCGGAACTCGGCAAGACCGTCCTCGAGTACGCCCCTTGTTCGCACGCCGCGCAGGCATACCGAGAACTGGCTGTCACAATCCAGGAGCGCTTGTGA
- a CDS encoding methyltransferase domain-containing protein, with amino-acid sequence MDGYEASTYGDRIADVYDDLYEQHDPGDAVGLLSDLAGAGPVLELGIGTGRIALPLRARGVEVHGVDASTAMVSRLREKPGGADIPVVIGDFADVPVEGSFSLIYVVFNTFFALLTQNDQVRCFSRVANHLLSGGRFLIEAFVPDVTRFDRGQRTHVTEVKPESATLNVDLHDQANQLVHSQKIILSEDSIDFFPVAIRYAYPAELDLMARLAGLDLEHRWGDWKCHPFTARSEQHVSIYRRPET; translated from the coding sequence ATGGACGGTTATGAAGCATCCACGTACGGCGACCGTATTGCCGACGTCTACGACGATCTGTATGAGCAGCACGATCCAGGTGACGCCGTGGGGTTGCTGAGCGACCTCGCCGGTGCCGGTCCTGTTCTCGAACTGGGAATCGGCACCGGCAGGATTGCACTACCGCTTCGTGCACGCGGAGTCGAAGTCCACGGTGTCGACGCATCCACGGCGATGGTCTCCCGGCTTCGCGAGAAACCTGGAGGCGCGGACATCCCCGTTGTGATCGGCGACTTCGCGGACGTACCCGTCGAGGGTTCCTTTTCGCTGATCTATGTGGTATTCAACACGTTCTTCGCGCTGCTCACCCAAAACGACCAGGTGCGCTGCTTCAGCCGGGTCGCCAACCACCTCTTGTCGGGAGGACGTTTCCTGATCGAGGCGTTCGTCCCGGATGTGACCCGCTTCGACCGAGGCCAGAGGACCCACGTAACCGAGGTAAAGCCGGAATCGGCCACGCTCAACGTGGATCTGCACGATCAGGCGAACCAGCTGGTGCACAGTCAGAAGATCATCCTCTCCGAAGACTCCATCGACTTCTTCCCGGTCGCGATTCGCTACGCATACCCTGCCGAGCTGGACCTCATGGCCCGGCTGGCAGGCCTGGATTTGGAGCATCGGTGGGGGGACTGGAAGTGCCACCCATTCACCGCACGCAGCGAACAACACGTATCGATCTACCGGAGACCGGAAACGTGA
- a CDS encoding DJ-1/PfpI/YhbO family deglycase/protease, producing MAKKILMLVGDFAEDYETMVPFQALQMVGHTVHTVCPDKESGEQIRTAIHDFEGDQTYSEKPGHNFTLNTTFADVDPADYDALLIAGGRAPEYIRLDSKVIEVTRHFAEHGKPIASVCHGAQVLAAAGVISGRRISAYPAVGPDVTNAGAEYADIAIDDAVVDGNFVTAPAWPAHPKWLAMFLELLGTKILTG from the coding sequence ATGGCCAAGAAGATCCTCATGCTCGTTGGGGATTTCGCAGAGGATTACGAAACGATGGTGCCGTTCCAGGCGCTCCAGATGGTTGGTCATACCGTGCACACGGTGTGTCCGGACAAGGAGAGCGGAGAGCAGATTCGTACCGCGATTCACGACTTCGAAGGCGACCAGACATACAGTGAGAAACCGGGGCACAACTTCACCCTCAACACCACATTCGCCGACGTCGATCCTGCCGACTACGACGCCCTGTTGATTGCAGGAGGACGGGCTCCGGAGTACATCAGGCTGGACTCGAAGGTCATCGAGGTCACCCGACACTTCGCAGAGCACGGCAAGCCCATCGCTTCGGTCTGCCACGGCGCCCAGGTGCTCGCGGCAGCCGGCGTCATCAGTGGTCGGCGAATCTCCGCCTACCCGGCCGTAGGACCCGACGTGACCAACGCCGGAGCGGAGTACGCAGACATCGCAATCGACGATGCGGTCGTCGACGGGAACTTCGTGACCGCACCGGCATGGCCGGCCCATCCGAAATGGCTGGCGATGTTCCTCGAACTTCTAGGCACGAAGATCCTCACCGGCTGA
- a CDS encoding pyruvate, phosphate dikinase produces the protein MTKWVYAFGEVADAEEYAGSWEGVRGLLGGKGANLAEMTRIGVPVPPGFTITTEACNAFLDAGGSFPPGMWEEVLTALHAMEEQTGKTFGDPENPLLVSCRSGAKFSMPGMMDTVLNLGMNDEVVEGVARLTGDLRFAYDSYRRLIQMFGTVVLGVSGEPFEEVLARHRSQFGVTNDAELPPEAIKDVVAEFKKIVRDEAGIEFPQDPYQQLELATEAVFKSWNSPRAFAYRKAANIADDLGTAVNIVTMVFGNMGSDSATGVAMSRNATTGEKTIEGDYLVNAQGEDVVAGGRVTDPVQKLADDMPEIWQQFSDIARKLEQHYRDMQDMEFTIERGKLWLLQTRDGKRTAQAAVKIAVDLVEEGLITKEEAVMRVSPEQVDFFLHPQFEAGARAAAAESGTLVAKGLNVSPGAAVGVVAFDADLAQQWAIDEGEQVIMVRPETKPDDVHGMLAANGILTSRGGRTSHAALVARQFGKPAVVGVSELDIDMDARSMSVGGKTINEGDWMSIDGSTGEVFIGRLDTKVPDISDPALMTLLEWADEIRRLDVWTNADYPRDAERARSYGAQGIGLCRTEHMFFEPERLPYVQEMIMAKTAEEREAPLAVLLPFQRDDFAGLFRAMDGLPVIIRLIDPPLHEFLPSHEDLEAELTDLRARLVAGEESDAIHSAITEKERMLERSEALHESNPMLGLRGVRLGIEMPELTRMQVRAIFEAAIQVKREGVDPHPEVMIPLTSHVNELKRQRSVLEVEAKRVMEEQGMEVDYKFGTMIEIPRAALTADEMAEHAEFFSFGTNDLTQTTFGISRDDAETGFLISYLEQGILPENPFASLDEAGVGKLMGLAVDAGRKTRPELEVGICGEHGGDPSSIDLCHRLNLDYVSCSPFRVPVARLASAQAAVRHR, from the coding sequence ATGACGAAATGGGTCTACGCGTTCGGTGAGGTAGCGGACGCAGAAGAATACGCGGGTTCTTGGGAAGGCGTTCGGGGACTCCTCGGCGGTAAAGGGGCGAACCTCGCGGAGATGACCCGGATAGGGGTGCCGGTGCCACCCGGGTTCACGATCACCACTGAAGCCTGCAACGCGTTCCTCGACGCGGGCGGTTCGTTCCCACCGGGTATGTGGGAGGAGGTGCTGACCGCGCTGCATGCCATGGAGGAGCAGACCGGCAAGACGTTTGGCGACCCGGAGAACCCGCTACTCGTGTCCTGTCGTTCCGGAGCGAAGTTCTCGATGCCCGGAATGATGGACACGGTGCTTAATCTCGGCATGAACGATGAGGTCGTCGAGGGGGTTGCTCGACTCACCGGTGATCTTCGGTTCGCCTACGACTCGTACCGCCGTCTCATCCAGATGTTCGGGACCGTGGTGCTCGGCGTGTCCGGCGAACCGTTCGAAGAGGTTCTGGCGAGACACCGCAGCCAGTTCGGTGTCACCAACGATGCCGAACTCCCACCCGAAGCCATCAAGGATGTTGTCGCCGAGTTCAAGAAAATCGTTCGGGATGAAGCGGGCATCGAGTTTCCTCAAGATCCCTACCAGCAGTTGGAGCTGGCGACGGAGGCCGTATTCAAGTCCTGGAACAGTCCCAGGGCGTTCGCGTATCGCAAGGCCGCGAACATCGCAGATGATCTGGGTACTGCGGTCAACATCGTGACGATGGTGTTCGGGAACATGGGCAGCGACTCTGCGACGGGTGTTGCCATGTCGCGCAATGCCACGACAGGTGAGAAGACGATCGAAGGCGACTACCTGGTGAACGCCCAAGGCGAGGATGTCGTTGCCGGTGGTCGGGTGACCGACCCCGTTCAGAAACTCGCAGACGACATGCCGGAGATCTGGCAGCAGTTCAGCGATATCGCTCGGAAACTCGAGCAGCACTATCGCGACATGCAGGACATGGAGTTCACGATCGAACGCGGGAAACTGTGGCTGTTGCAGACTCGCGACGGAAAGCGCACCGCGCAGGCTGCCGTCAAGATCGCGGTCGACCTGGTGGAAGAGGGCTTGATCACCAAGGAAGAAGCGGTGATGCGGGTCTCGCCCGAGCAGGTCGACTTCTTCCTGCATCCACAATTCGAGGCGGGCGCTCGCGCTGCCGCCGCCGAAAGCGGCACGCTCGTTGCCAAAGGTCTCAACGTTTCGCCTGGTGCTGCTGTGGGTGTGGTCGCGTTCGACGCCGACTTGGCCCAGCAGTGGGCCATCGACGAAGGCGAACAGGTGATCATGGTTCGTCCGGAGACCAAACCGGACGATGTGCACGGCATGCTTGCCGCCAACGGCATTCTGACGAGCAGGGGTGGCAGGACATCACATGCTGCTCTCGTCGCCCGACAGTTCGGCAAGCCGGCAGTGGTCGGCGTTTCGGAGCTGGATATCGACATGGACGCTCGGTCGATGTCGGTCGGCGGCAAGACGATCAACGAGGGCGACTGGATGTCGATCGACGGATCGACCGGCGAGGTGTTCATCGGCCGCCTGGATACGAAGGTTCCCGACATCTCCGACCCGGCGCTGATGACACTTCTCGAGTGGGCCGACGAGATCCGTCGGCTGGACGTCTGGACCAATGCCGATTACCCGCGCGATGCCGAGCGAGCTCGTTCGTATGGTGCCCAAGGCATCGGCTTGTGCCGTACCGAGCACATGTTCTTCGAGCCGGAGCGGTTGCCGTACGTGCAGGAGATGATCATGGCCAAGACCGCGGAGGAACGCGAGGCGCCACTGGCCGTGTTGCTCCCGTTCCAGCGAGATGATTTCGCCGGTCTGTTCCGGGCCATGGACGGGCTTCCGGTGATCATCCGGCTGATCGATCCGCCGTTGCACGAGTTCCTGCCGAGCCACGAGGACCTGGAGGCCGAGCTGACCGACTTGCGTGCCAGGCTCGTCGCTGGTGAGGAAAGTGATGCGATCCATTCGGCGATCACCGAGAAGGAGCGGATGCTCGAACGCTCTGAAGCGCTGCACGAATCCAACCCGATGTTGGGTTTGCGCGGTGTGCGGCTCGGAATCGAAATGCCGGAGCTGACCCGGATGCAGGTTCGGGCGATCTTCGAAGCCGCCATCCAGGTCAAGAGAGAAGGCGTAGATCCGCACCCGGAGGTCATGATCCCGCTGACGAGTCACGTCAACGAACTGAAGCGGCAGCGCTCGGTGCTGGAGGTCGAGGCCAAGAGGGTCATGGAAGAGCAGGGTATGGAGGTCGACTACAAGTTCGGCACGATGATCGAGATCCCGCGTGCGGCGTTGACCGCCGACGAGATGGCCGAGCATGCCGAGTTTTTCTCCTTCGGGACCAACGATCTGACCCAAACGACATTCGGGATCAGCCGAGACGACGCGGAGACCGGGTTCCTGATCAGCTACCTGGAGCAAGGGATCCTGCCAGAGAACCCGTTCGCCAGCCTCGACGAGGCCGGTGTCGGCAAGTTGATGGGTCTCGCCGTCGATGCGGGAAGAAAGACTCGTCCGGAACTCGAAGTTGGAATCTGCGGGGAGCACGGTGGCGACCCGTCATCCATCGACCTGTGCCATCGGCTGAACCTCGACTACGTGAGTTGCTCGCCGTTTCGGGTGCCGGTTGCCCGACTGGCGTCCGCTCAGGCGGCGGTGCGCCACCGCTGA
- a CDS encoding sigma-70 family RNA polymerase sigma factor yields the protein MVIGPSFDSVLAAAQTGANWAWEALYHDLAGQVLGYLRSRGASDPEDRLGDVFLQLARNIKTFKGDEAAFRSWVFMIAHHRLIDERRQRSRRREYLLGEDRELDAASDPQQPAEAEAMAGLATEDIRQMLEGLSRDQCDVLTLRIIGGLTVSEIAHILKKRPGAVKALQRRGLNALRRKLPKDVPN from the coding sequence ATGGTGATCGGACCAAGCTTCGATTCGGTGCTCGCCGCCGCCCAGACGGGAGCCAACTGGGCGTGGGAGGCCCTCTACCACGACCTTGCCGGACAAGTTCTCGGTTACCTCAGATCGCGGGGCGCCTCCGACCCTGAAGACCGCCTTGGCGATGTATTCCTGCAACTGGCCCGAAACATCAAAACGTTCAAAGGCGACGAGGCTGCCTTCCGCTCCTGGGTCTTCATGATCGCCCATCACCGTCTCATCGATGAACGGCGGCAACGATCCCGGCGCAGAGAATACCTCCTCGGGGAGGATCGCGAACTCGACGCAGCATCAGACCCTCAGCAGCCCGCCGAAGCTGAAGCCATGGCGGGCCTGGCCACAGAAGACATCCGACAGATGCTCGAAGGCCTCTCACGAGACCAATGTGACGTCCTCACCCTGCGCATCATCGGGGGTCTCACCGTGTCGGAGATCGCACACATCCTGAAAAAACGTCCCGGAGCGGTCAAGGCGCTCCAACGCCGAGGACTGAACGCCCTCCGAAGAAAACTCCCAAAGGACGTACCCAATTGA
- a CDS encoding DNA-3-methyladenine glycosylase I: MNRRAGRQRQGRQGARERSRSDLLQPVDRPSDSDPRIISPVNDRLRIGPDGVIRCWWPGDDPLYMAYHDDEWGYPVTDDRALFQKISLDAFQAGLAWITILRKREAFREAFQGFDIEAVASYDSEDVERLLANPGIIRHKGKIEATIANARLALGMIDEFGSLTEYLRRFSPTPGPAPTYDIPAVTEESKALSADLRSRGWRFVGPTVIYAFMQAVGMTNDHLDGCSIRPAVEAERLR, translated from the coding sequence ATGAACCGGCGCGCGGGCCGGCAACGACAAGGAAGACAGGGAGCCCGCGAGCGATCCCGAAGCGACCTCCTGCAACCAGTCGACAGGCCGTCGGATTCCGATCCCCGTATCATCTCGCCGGTGAACGACAGACTGCGAATCGGACCCGACGGGGTCATCCGATGCTGGTGGCCGGGGGACGACCCCCTGTACATGGCCTACCACGATGACGAATGGGGCTACCCGGTCACCGACGACCGGGCCCTGTTTCAGAAGATCAGCCTCGATGCCTTCCAAGCAGGGCTCGCCTGGATCACGATTCTGCGCAAGCGGGAAGCCTTTCGAGAGGCGTTCCAGGGATTCGACATCGAGGCGGTGGCCTCCTACGACAGCGAAGACGTCGAACGCCTTCTGGCGAACCCGGGCATCATCCGACACAAAGGCAAGATCGAAGCGACGATCGCAAACGCCCGGCTTGCTCTGGGGATGATCGACGAGTTCGGATCCCTGACGGAGTACCTGCGGCGGTTTTCACCGACTCCCGGACCTGCCCCCACCTACGACATCCCCGCCGTCACCGAAGAATCCAAGGCACTGAGCGCGGACCTGCGCAGCCGGGGCTGGAGATTTGTCGGACCGACCGTCATCTACGCCTTCATGCAGGCCGTCGGCATGACGAACGATCACCTCGATGGCTGCTCGATCAGGCCGGCCGTCGAAGCGGAGAGGCTGCGATGA
- a CDS encoding acyl-CoA dehydrogenase, with protein MTVYAPPLDEFSFVLNHLIGIDRLTALPRYSELDADLVDAILSEAGKFLTEQWFPLNQPGDEVGSTFADGVVTTPEGFKEAYEMAAQNGWLSAPFDEAHGGGQLPQVIVAAITEMLDSTNASLSIMLGLTQGAAHALIEHASDDLIATFVPKLVSGEWSGTMNLTEPQAGSDVGALTTKAIPQPDGTYRLTGTKSFISWGDQDITENIIHLVLARTPGSPPGTKGISLFVVPKYLVNPDGSLGERNDVKTVSIEHKLGIRASATCVMAYGDDGEGAVAYIVGEEHKGMYYMFTMMNAARVEVGISGTGIGEVAYQNAVQYAQERIQGRPIGAPKTVSVAIIEHPDVRRMLMTMKAKLDAMRAIELTNALAFDLATSHPDESERQKYQLFAELLTPITKAWLTDMGVEITGLASQVYGGMGFIEDSGIPQYYRDARIGTIYEGTNGIQAIDLVGRRLPMANGAPIMGLIGEMKAIDGELEAAGERFSAIRTNLASAVEAVEKATGWLAANGMQDPNQALAGATPYLRMLGSTLGAYYLAREALIASALLDEGAENKEFLEAKIVTARFYAEHLLPQDTALIGAVTAGNDLLAALEPEQF; from the coding sequence ATGACCGTCTACGCACCACCCCTCGACGAATTCAGCTTCGTCCTCAATCACCTCATCGGCATCGATCGCCTCACCGCGCTTCCTCGCTATTCGGAGCTGGACGCCGATCTCGTCGACGCGATCCTGAGCGAGGCGGGCAAGTTCCTGACCGAACAATGGTTCCCCCTCAATCAGCCGGGCGACGAAGTCGGTTCCACGTTCGCGGATGGTGTGGTCACCACACCAGAAGGCTTCAAGGAAGCCTATGAGATGGCCGCCCAGAACGGATGGCTCAGCGCCCCCTTCGACGAAGCACACGGTGGCGGTCAACTCCCCCAGGTCATCGTCGCTGCGATCACGGAGATGCTCGATTCCACGAACGCCAGTCTCTCGATCATGCTCGGGCTCACCCAGGGAGCCGCGCACGCGCTCATCGAACACGCTTCCGACGATCTGATCGCGACGTTCGTCCCGAAACTCGTGTCTGGTGAATGGTCCGGGACCATGAACCTCACCGAGCCCCAAGCCGGATCGGACGTTGGAGCGCTCACCACCAAAGCGATCCCTCAGCCGGACGGCACCTACCGGTTGACCGGTACGAAGTCATTCATCTCGTGGGGTGACCAAGACATCACCGAGAACATCATCCATCTGGTACTGGCCAGAACGCCCGGCTCCCCCCCAGGCACCAAGGGAATCAGCCTGTTCGTCGTGCCGAAGTATCTCGTGAATCCAGATGGATCGCTTGGCGAACGCAACGACGTGAAGACCGTGTCGATCGAGCATAAGTTGGGGATCAGGGCCTCGGCAACCTGCGTGATGGCGTACGGAGACGATGGTGAAGGTGCCGTCGCCTACATCGTCGGCGAAGAGCACAAGGGCATGTACTACATGTTCACGATGATGAACGCGGCCAGGGTCGAAGTGGGCATCAGCGGCACCGGCATCGGCGAGGTCGCCTACCAGAACGCCGTGCAGTACGCACAGGAGAGAATTCAGGGACGACCTATCGGTGCACCCAAGACCGTTTCCGTCGCGATCATCGAGCACCCGGATGTGCGGCGGATGCTCATGACGATGAAAGCGAAACTCGACGCGATGCGAGCCATCGAGCTCACGAACGCACTTGCCTTCGATCTGGCCACAAGCCATCCGGATGAATCGGAACGGCAGAAGTATCAGCTCTTCGCCGAGTTGCTCACCCCGATCACCAAGGCGTGGCTGACCGACATGGGTGTCGAGATCACCGGTCTGGCCTCGCAGGTCTACGGTGGCATGGGTTTCATCGAGGACAGCGGTATCCCTCAGTACTACCGGGACGCTCGTATCGGCACGATCTACGAGGGAACCAACGGCATTCAGGCCATAGATCTGGTGGGACGGAGACTCCCCATGGCGAACGGAGCACCGATCATGGGCCTCATCGGCGAGATGAAGGCGATCGACGGCGAACTCGAAGCTGCCGGGGAGCGCTTTTCGGCCATTCGCACCAATCTGGCTTCGGCGGTCGAAGCGGTCGAAAAGGCAACAGGTTGGCTTGCGGCGAACGGGATGCAGGATCCCAACCAGGCACTCGCTGGGGCAACTCCCTATCTCCGCATGCTTGGATCGACGCTCGGGGCCTACTACCTGGCACGAGAGGCACTCATCGCGTCCGCGCTGCTGGACGAGGGAGCCGAGAACAAGGAGTTCCTCGAAGCGAAGATCGTCACTGCACGCTTCTACGCCGAGCATCTCCTTCCCCAGGATACAGCACTCATCGGAGCGGTCACTGCAGGCAATGATCTGCTCGCCGCTCTCGAGCCCGAGCAGTTCTGA